ACCTGACAGCGTGGATCACTCCCGTGTCTCCattcacagacagacaggaggacACCGGGGCACCGTTCACATCACCAGGTAACAGAGAATAAATCACTGTACCGTTTTGTCTGCAGTCGGGGTCTCGAGCAGTGACTGAACATAAAGTGGAGCCAGGTTTGTTATTTTCACTCACATATGCGCTGTACGACTGTTCCTCGAACACAGGTGGGTTGTCGTTGATGTCAGCTACAGATAAGTGAACAGTTTtagaggaggacagaggtggAGAGCCCTCGTCAGTGGCTGTGATTGTAATGTTGTAATCAGACACTATTTCACGGTCCAGTTGTCCTGTGGTCAACAGAGAATAATAGTGTTTAATTGAGGGAACCAACTTAAAGGGGACACCCTGCTGGATGGAGCAGCGGACCTGTCGGTTATTCTCAGAGTCTCTATCCTGCACGTTAATGATGCCCACCTCTGTACCAGGTGACGCGTTTTCAGGTATGGGGTTATTCAGTGATTTCAGATGTATCACCGGGGCGTTGTCATTCACATCAGTAACATCTATTATGGCTTTAGCATAGGAAGTTAATCCTAGCCCATCTTTTGCAGTGATGCGCAGCTCAAACGATGCCACTGTTTCAAAATCAACAGTTGTAGTCAATTTTATATCACCCGTTTTATGATCTATGGTAAATATTGACTTAACTTCCTCTGAAACGTGCCCAAAATCATATATAACGTCTCCATTTAGTCCCTCATCTGCATCAGCTGCACTTACTGTCAGCACAATGGTGCCTGGTGAAGAGTTTTCAGATAGACTGGCTTTATAAACAGCCTGACTGAAGACTGGAACGTTATCATTAGCGTCCAACACAGTAATGTGAATGACCACAGTACCTGATCTCTGGGGAGAACCACCATCTAAAGCAGTCAGAATTAGATtgatttcttttaatgtttcacGATCAAGCTCTTTGTTAAGGACAAGTTCGACAGAATTGGTCCCAACCCCAAGAATAAAATTTTCATTTCTCTGTAGGTTGTACGAGTGAATTGAATTTTTACCTATGTCCGCATCATGTGCTTCCTCTATTGGAAAACGAGCACCCTTTGACGCGGATTCGCGAATGTCTATATGGATCAAATCTTTATTAAACTGCGGAGAGTTATCATTTATATCCTGGACATGTAGACTGATTCGATGCAATTCTAATGGATTCTCCAGCATGAGttcttgttttaaaaagcaggatGCTTTATCTCCACAGAGGCCCTCTCTGTCAATCCTTTCGGCAACAATCAGATCTCCGTTACGGAGGTTTATCTCACAAAAACGTTTGTCGTTTCCCTCAGTATCAATTCGAGCCTTTCGACCGGATAATGTGTTTGCATCAATGCCGAGGTCTTTTGCGATATTTCCAATCACGGACGTGCTTCGCATttcctctgaaaaagagtaGCTTATATCGCCACCGACAAAGTCCAAACAAAAGAGGAGTAAAGCAACGACACGGATTTGTATTCCAAATCTCATGTTAGCCATCATGACGAGTAAATCTGTCCTCCCGAATGCGCAGGAATACAGCCGAGACAAAATAAGgatttaagcaaaaaaaacaacacaatccAAGACCACGTCTctgcgtctttttttttttttttttttttttttttttacgatcAGCTGCAGCACATTAAGACAGTCTGCCTCGACGACAAGGTGTGGACCTTAAGTCGAGCTCTACTACAGCTAGTACACAGCGACATCGTGAGATAAATCTCGGCATTACATCGAATCAACTAGCAGCCGAGCTCTATAAAGCACATGGATGCGTTTACGAACGGAGATCACGTTAATTTAAAATTGAAATCGTATAGTGAAATGTCTTGTCAGATGCAAAGAGGGATACAAATGaagctgttacacccaaatttcccctctgtgggacaataaaggctgtttcttcttcttcttcttcttcttctaaaacaCCCAAAATGACATTAATCAAATGCGTCACTGCATATTGAACAATGTTTCTGAAGGAAACTCATACCTGACAAAGTTTAGATCATTGTCATCAAAAGTGATCCAGAAAAATGTCTAAATATTTGTGTTTCCTGAAACTGTGTGGTTATTATCCGGAAGACATTTGTTGAAAGATCTAGATAAATGGTTGTACACTGGTGGCAAAGCTTTGAAAAGTGCTGTAAACTACtgaaatagttttatttatttatttaatttactgtaaAGGATTCAAATAATCTCGGGAATATTTAAACAAGGCACTGATCTAAACTGACATTTCGGTACTGCGTAAGAGACTCAAGAAGGAAAAGCCAGAAAATTATAATGGCCACAGTTTTTCATTCGATATCTAGACCTTTATCGATGTGTttagtgcctttttttttctttttttttttttttttgcatatgcaagtaaatatttaaagtattatttaaaaaaatacgtAAAGACCCACACTTCAACAAGTGGTTAAACATCAGCAAATGGATAAAGGTTTGCAAAGATATGGGTAACTTATTATGTAGctttacatatatgtaaatttaCCCATAAAAGAACAAACTAAACAGAAACTATTGAGAACACGTTACACAGTAATACTTTTCAAATCTTAAGCGCATATATGCATAAGAGGAAGCATCTATAGATGGCAAATAGCCGACAAAGCTCTTAAAAGGAGATCATGGCATGACCCACGAAATATAAAATAAGAAGGAAACggaacgtaaaaaaaaaaaaaaaaaaagcctaaacaCAACAATCAACACTGATAGTAATGTATATTAATATCGCTTTAAAtcaatttgtttaaaaatctttttgttgttattgACCGCTCTGTCATCCTTGTAAAGACGGCGTCTTTTTGTAACAAATCTATGATGAGAGAGAATTAAACCAGGGGGAAAAATGTCAGCAACCTTAAGAAACAAATTCTTTGCAAGAACAGCGATGAAGATAATCCTTACAGTGCGTTATACAAAATGAATTGAACATATGTATTGTGGGAAAATGCTGTTGAGAAAGTTgtaaaaattgaaaattaacaAATGCACATTTATTGAAAAAGGGaagactttttttcttcttttttctgatAAATCATCGGAACAAACATTTGACGCTCTTACCTCAGGAGAACCATTACAATCTCCAAATACGTCAGCAAAGTCTGATGGACTTTTCTTCAGTGTCTGGTCAGCAGGCAGCGTGTTGTCATTGTATGATGTCACAAACTTAAAGTCACTGGTTCTAGAACCTGTTGTCAGGTAGGCATCGTAATTGTAAGTGCTGCGTAAAGTCCCTGTGCCGTCAACATCTGCATAATTAGGAGGGAGATAACCGCTGGGGATGGCAACTGCTCCGTCAAACAACAGTCTGGGCTTTCTCCTGCGACAAAACCTCAAAcccaagatgatgatgatgaaggtcaGAAAAAAGGTGGACACAGACACCAGAGCGATGATCAGATAAGAGGTCAGTTTAGAGTTGTTGTCATTATAAGAAATATCCTTCAGTTCTGGCACCTCAGCCAAGTTGtcagaaatcaataaatacatggAACAGGTGGCAGACAGAGAGGGCTGTCCGTTATCTTTCACTGCCACTATCAGGTTCTGCTTCATGCTGTCAGAGTCAGAAATGTCCCGCTGTGTCCTGATCTCTCCGCTGTGGAGACCA
The sequence above is a segment of the Archocentrus centrarchus isolate MPI-CPG fArcCen1 chromosome 10, fArcCen1, whole genome shotgun sequence genome. Coding sequences within it:
- the LOC115786625 gene encoding protocadherin gamma-A11-like isoform X49, which gives rise to MMANMRFGIQIRVVALLLFCLDFVGGDISYSFSEEMRSTSVIGNIAKDLGIDANTLSGRKARIDTEGNDKRFCEINLRNGDLIVAERIDREGLCGDKASCFLKQELMLENPLELHRISLHVQDINDNSPQFNKDLIHIDIRESASKGARFPIEEAHDADIGKNSIHSYNLQRNENFILGVGTNSVELVLNKELDRETLKEINLILTALDGGSPQRSGTVVIHITVLDANDNVPVFSQAVYKASLSENSSPGTIVLTVSAADADEGLNGDVIYDFGHVSEEVKSIFTIDHKTGDIKLTTTVDFETVASFELRITAKDGLGLTSYAKAIIDVTDVNDNAPVIHLKSLNNPIPENASPGTEVGIINVQDRDSENNRQVRCSIQQGVPFKLVPSIKHYYSLLTTGQLDREIVSDYNITITATDEGSPPLSSSKTVHLSVADINDNPPVFEEQSYSAYVSENNKPGSTLCSVTARDPDCRQNGTVIYSLLPGDVNGAPVSSCLSVNGDTGVIHAVRSFDYEQFRSFKVHVMARDNGSPPLSSNVTVSVFISDVNDNSPQILYPSLEGNSFMTDLIPKAAHGGSLVSKVIAVDADSGQNAWLSYHIVKSTDPGLFTIGLHSGEIRTQRDISESDSMKQNLIVSVKDNGQPSLSATCSMYLLISNNLAEVPELKDLSHSDNNSKLTSYLIIALVSVSTFFLTFIIIILGLRFCRRRKPRLLFDGAVAIPSGYLPPNYADVDGTGTLRSTYNYDAYLTTGSRTSDFKFVTSYNDNTLPADQTLKKSPSDFADVFGDGDRSPEQKPPNNDWRFTQGQRPGPSGATGGPEVAMGTGPWPQPPTEAEQLQALMAAANEVSEATATLGPGTMGLSTRYSPQFTLQHVPDYRQNVYIPGSTATLTSNPQQQQATAQQATQQALPPPQASAQPEPPKAAQTPASKKKSTKKEKK
- the LOC115786625 gene encoding protocadherin gamma-A11-like isoform X30, whose protein sequence is MMANMRFGIQIRVVALLLFCLDFVGGDISYSFSEEMRSTSVIGNIAKDLGIDANTLSGRKARIDTEGNDKRFCEINLRNGDLIVAERIDREGLCGDKASCFLKQELMLENPLELHRISLHVQDINDNSPQFNKDLIHIDIRESASKGARFPIEEAHDADIGKNSIHSYNLQRNENFILGVGTNSVELVLNKELDRETLKEINLILTALDGGSPQRSGTVVIHITVLDANDNVPVFSQAVYKASLSENSSPGTIVLTVSAADADEGLNGDVIYDFGHVSEEVKSIFTIDHKTGDIKLTTTVDFETVASFELRITAKDGLGLTSYAKAIIDVTDVNDNAPVIHLKSLNNPIPENASPGTEVGIINVQDRDSENNRQVRCSIQQGVPFKLVPSIKHYYSLLTTGQLDREIVSDYNITITATDEGSPPLSSSKTVHLSVADINDNPPVFEEQSYSAYVSENNKPGSTLCSVTARDPDCRQNGTVIYSLLPGDVNGAPVSSCLSVNGDTGVIHAVRSFDYEQFRSFKVHVMARDNGSPPLSSNVTVSVFISDVNDNSPQILYPSLEGNSFMTDLIPKAAHGGSLVSKVIAVDADSGQNAWLSYHIVKSTDPGLFTIGLHSGEIRTQRDISESDSMKQNLIVSVKDNGQPSLSATCSMYLLISNNLAEVPELKDLSHSDNNSKLTSYLIIALVSVSTFFLTFIIIILGLRFCRRRKPRLLFDGAVAIPSGYLPPNYADVDGTGTLRSTYNYDAYLTTGSRTSDFKFVTSYNDNTLPADQTLKKSPSDFADVFGDGDRSPEQKPPNNDWRFTQGQRPGPSGPHMPYGTHIRWTPKNGTRATGGPEVAMGTGPWPQPPTEAEQLQALMAAANEVSEATATLGPGTMGLSTRYSPQFTLQHVPDYRQNVYIPGSTATLTSNPQQQQATAQQATQQALPPPQASAQPEPPKAAQTPASKKKSTKKEKK